In Humulus lupulus chromosome 6, drHumLupu1.1, whole genome shotgun sequence, a single genomic region encodes these proteins:
- the LOC133785933 gene encoding uncharacterized protein At2g29880-like: METSKGRGPGQNKRFWSEDEDKHLIEALMELNNEEKFKAKGNFRPGHLRALEMKLKERMPACDIQAKPHIESRMKTLKTHFQVVHEMLTGPFCSEFGWDNDRKTVTAEKSVWEAYLQSHKEAAPFKIKSFPWYDDLCMVFGKDRATGKNAETAADVAEELQTEEENTTLGEDDFNYANNVDEVPSMSVSDATRGAQSHTQSDGSSKKKRKAVNHEELSDALTQSACIIAREIEKASIRLSKAIGEDMNEKHMKLGKELERITTLTTTQRHKVARMIMQDNALVSYFFSVPDNEKDEWVTLHLDGSL, from the exons ATGGAGACTTCAAAAGGAAGAGGTCCAGGacaaaataaaagattttggaGCGAAGATGAAGACAAACACTTGATTGAAGCACTTATGGAACTGAATAATGAAGAGAAGTTTAAAGCTAAAGGAAATTTCAGGCCAGGTCATCTTAGAGCTCTTGAGATGAAATTAAAGGAGCGGATGCCTGCATGTGATATACAAGCTAAGCCACACATTGAGTCTAGAATGAAGACTTTGAAGACTCATTTTCAAGTGGTTCATGAAATGTTGACTGGACCATTTTGTAGCGAATTTGGGTGGGACAATGACAGAAAAACTGTTACGGCAGAAAAGTCAGTGTGGGAAGCATATTTGCAA AGTCACAAAGAAGCAGCCCCCTTCAAGATCAAGTCATTCCCTTGGTATGATGACTTATGTATGGTTTTTGGCAAGGATCGTGCAACTGGAAAAAATGCGGAGACTGCAGCAGATGTTGCTGAAGAACTTCAAACTGAAGAAGAAAACACTACTCTTGGAGAAGATGATTTCAACTATGCTAACAATGTGGATGAAGTGCCATCTATGTCTGTTTCAGATGCAACAAGAGGTGCTCAATCTCACACTCAATCAGATGGGtcttcaaagaagaaaaggaaagctGTAAATCATGAAGAACTTTCAGATGCACTCACACAATCAGCTTGTATTATCGCAAGAGAAATTGAAAAAGCTTCTATTCGTTTGAGTAAAGCTATTGGTGAAGACATGAATGAAAAGCATATGAAACTTGGGAAAGAGTTAGAAAGGATCACTACACTTACCACAACTCAACGTCATAAGGTAGCTCGCATGATTATGCAAGATAATGCTCTGGTTTCTTACTTTTTCAGTGTCCCGGATAATGAGAAGGATGAATGGGTGACACTTCATCTTGATGGCTCTCTCTAA
- the LOC133785934 gene encoding uncharacterized protein LOC133785934 gives MVRFTVSERQILRKKKIMALYLHWMNVLHVVQWFFTLWEKIIVHGIESSSLGRQLYILDVFVNRQIVHQIAYESDVICFDQLRMNRKAFSNLCIMLETRGGLKASKYLQVDEQVAMFLHVIAHHVKNRVIRFRFMRSGETTSKFFHNVLHSIIRLHGALLKRPELVVENSTDERWKWFKNCLGALDGTHIRVRVPMADKPKYRTRKGEIATNVLGVCSQDMQFIYVLPRWEGSAADGRVLHDAIRRTNGLCVPNGHYNLVDGGYTNCKRFLAPYRGQRYHLNQWKDGNPPRNPQEREMPIDNTDMHPENESDSGDEEDSMDVDGSIRSIEASKGWTTFRNHLALEMYNEWREHRRAS, from the exons ATGGTTCGTTTTACTGTCAGTGAGAGACAAATTTTGAGAAAGAAGAAGATCATGGCTCTTTATTTGCATTGGATGAATGTGTTGCATGTAGTGCAGTGGTTTTTCACATTATGGGAAAAAATTATTGTACATGGTATTGAATCAAGCTCTTTGGGAAGACAATTATACATACTTGATGTTTTTGTCAATAGGCAAATTGTGCATCAAATAGCTTATGAGAGTGATGTCATTTGTTTTGATCAACTTAGGATGAATAGGAAAGCATTTAGCAATTTATGCATAATGCTTGAAACTAGGGGTGGGTTAAAAGCATCTAAATACTTGCAAGTAGATGAGCAAGTGGCCATGTTTTTACATGTAATTGCTCATCATGTGAAAAATAGAGTCATTAGATTTCGATTTATGAGATCTGGTGAGACTACTAGCAAGTTTTTTCACAATGTGTTACATTCAATCATTCGACTACATGGAGCGTTATTGAAAAGACCTGAACTGGTTGTTGAAAACTCAACAGATGAAAGGTGGAAATGGTTCAAG AATTGCTTAGGGGCACTAGATGGAACTCATATTAGAGTGAGAGTACCTATGGCTGATAAACCAAAATATCGTACTCGAAAAGGTGAAATAGCTACAAATGTCTTAGGTGTATGCTCCCAAGACATGCAATTCATATATGTGTTACCTAGATGGGAAGGTTCTGCAGCAGATGGTAGAGTTTTACATGATGCCATACGTAGAACAAATGGTTTGTGTGTTCCAAATG gtcATTATAACCTTGTAGATGGTGGATATACTAATTGTAAGAGATTTCTTGCTCCATATCGAGGCCAACGTTATCACCTCAACCAATGGAAAGATGGGAATCCTCCCAGAAATCCACAAGA GAGAGAAATGCCTATTGATAATACTGATATGCATCCAGAGAATGAGAGTGATAGTGGAGACGAAGAAGATAGCATGGATGTTGATGGATCCATAAGAAGTATTGAAGCTTCTAAAGGGTGGACAACATTTAGAAATCATTTAGCACTTGAGATGTATAACGAATGGAGAGAACATAGGAGAGCAAGCTAG